The nucleotide window gcgtcaataggctatatctttttttaatacttgaACCAGAAAGAGATTTAGAGGGGGAAAACCGGTAAAATTggtacctttagttcttaaacaatcaagagtaaacggctgcaccgatttgattgaaatttggaacatagacaTTCCTTTACTTCGAAGCAATAATAgactatatagtttttcttatcTTGGACCATAAAGGGACAAAAGAGGGTAAAATTTGTACCacacatacaaagtaaatagatattttcgaatatctgcagaactaaaattgtgactatcttcaaactttatacgaatcaatttcgtatcagtgtatgaagtttaactaaaaatggggCGGATCGGAACAGGTGGTGttacacctcccatacaaagtaaatagttattttcaaatatatggtgaactataattgtggaagtcttgaaaTTTAGTCCCCCTAGTCCCTAATAGCacccttatcattttacatggtttggctgaaaatgggcggtattaaattagtgggcgtggcacctaccatacaaagtaaatagttattttcgaatatctggagaactgtaaatgtgaaggcttcaaacttcatatgagttaatttcttatcagtgcaaaaagttaataataataataccctacactaagtaaaagagcaaaaaaaatttttctatcaaaattaaaataatttatatttttgagtgattttcggaagtgggccttatatgggggctatgaccaattatggaccgatcaccatgaaattaggtcgtgtgatttatgtgtatattaaagttaactatgttgaattttgtgtgtttaccaaaatttttaagcgatttatgcacgttaaagtgattttcggaagcgggtctatatgggagctatgactagttatggaccgatcgtaaaaaatttggtgacatgaattttgtatatagaaaacttatttggagtgaaatttgtgtagatacatatataaattaaacatttatgaccgataaagtccaatttcgggagaacatttgtaagggggctaggtgaaataatggaccgatttcatccagtttcaataggcttcgtccttgggcagaaaaaattatatgtactaaattttatcaaaatatcttcaaaattgctacaTGTACTTTGTGCAAAAGGTtcatatggacagccagccaaccagccagacggacatcatttaatcgactcagaaagtgattctaagccgatcggtatactttaaggtgggtgttagaagcgaaaatcccaaaaattttattttttacaattttgcctatgggtctacatttcctttggggctgTAAAACTACTTTCGGAataaatagagaacacatcaaggtttccaaagctgctttccgttttctgatccctgctttgggattttagaacatgtggcccaaagttgaaattttgataaaaaaataggtcaaattctggAGGCCGTACTAcagacatattcgaaaaataggacatgtttttttactaaaatgtttTCGGTAAAtttaccttacagaaaaacattaaattgttatatgttcttaaataaagttttttttttaataggaaaagagttaagtcaccttttcgcccaaagaAAAATGtactaatttttgaattgaaatcgtttatttttagattcataattgatattgcgctgaaatcttttgtatattattactaAATTTGTTGTCTAactaatcaaaataaaattgagtccattcggtccagaAGTattccctatatttttaaaaaatcggaccatggtatggcaaaatttttaaatttaaattttgaaatacctattactcggaaattataagagataaatagcacatgcaAGCATGTGTTTCCAGAACCCTGCAAgagttttccaaaaatataaaaacttttatataaactattttacatgtcgaaggtaccataTTTTGAGCCCCTATAGCGACGCCCCTGGAGtatttgtagggtccattttatTAACTtcaactcgaatactccttgtctacgcccTCGTCAacttttatcccgatcggaccagccgtttagaaatgagagatttatttccaaaatatttttattctggCCCACTTtgcattgaaattgatggtgcagtatttatcaagcttagcctttatttgagtgatggttttgttcctcaaaaaataatgcttaatgaacaGACGAAATTCACGTTTTTTCAAACTTCTTCTCacgtcacgaggtagtctgctctcaatagctgtcaaacacaaattaaatgactcagtttgttcaaattttgacagatgTCAACTGATGCTTGTTTAGTTCTatcagttaagagccgggaaattcaaaaagtcgtaGACTAATCGAttgaattaataattttctttattcagCAAGGAAGGCTGTGGATTAATGAAAATCCACAGCCTTCCTTGctgaataaagaaaattattaattcaaTCGATTAGTCtacgactttttgaatttccctttcactttgtttattgtaattttgttgctaaaattttgtatttaaatacttttcttAAACCTATATAATGTTACCTAGgttgttaaatataaattaaagatacAATGATACAGTTGTAGTAGCTATTTTtcgaaaacaaagaaatttgTAGTCATGGTTTTTAAATAGACAAAACCAAAAGAAATGTAGCCAGAGAAATTATAGGTTTTTACAATTAATAACTACCACGCACTAGCATTCATTTATTATCTGAATGAAGTACATAACACTTTCATGAGAATTAAAGAACTAGTTGtggatatttgttttataataaaatgtatttattcaaCAAGAAAcaattcttaaaactataacaaGGAAAACATAATACTTTCGTAAATTTGCTAAACACCAGGGATGTAATAGCAACTTAACCATAGTAACCACCAGCACCGCCATAAGCAGGATAACCACCAAATCCACCGGGGTAGCCACCGCCAAAACCACCAGGATAACCGCCATAGCTAGGTGCAGGTACAGGATAGGCGGGAGCAACTGGGTTTCTGTTGCCACCACCAAGACCAAAAAGATTGCCCAATAAACCACCACCACCGCCGCCGCCTCCCAATAGACCACCAAAGAGACCACCTCCTCTATTGCCGCCACCAAGTAAACCTAAGATGCGATTGTCGGGTGAGCCAATTGTAGCGGCAGCAGGTCGTTGAGCTGAGCCAGCAGATGAGGGTTGGTAGGAAGTTTGTGGGTATTGGGAAGTGGGTTGATAGGGTCTGGATTGACCAGTTTGTCCGGGGTAGTAGGCAGTTTGGCCAGCAGCAGAAGGTCTAGTTTGACCACTATATTGACCAGTTTGTCCGGGGTAATATCCAGCTTGACCAGTAGCAGATGGTCTATATTGACCAGTTTGCCCCGGATAATAGCCGGCCTGACCAGCTTGCCCTTGATATTGGTATTGAGCTGCTGCCACTGCCAAACACATGACCACCAAAGTTAGCTTTAATATCTGGaagaaacaatttatttttaataaaactttgtttaaagttttactTAGTTTAAGCTGCAACTTACTTTGtgaaacattatttatatattcCTTTTTAAATAACTGTTTATTTAGTCtctttttcagtttttcttaCTTAATAGTTTAAGTGGTTTTAGCAACTGTTGTCTTCTTACTTTCCAACTCTTAGTTTATATACTAAAAACTTACTATTTGAAAAACTCCCACGCCTAAAAATCTTTCAACACACTTAATTTCATAGAACATTTGCTTTATTGCCAATTTCAGCATTTTGCGGAAATCTATTCTAATACAGTTTCATGTATTTCCATTtgcgaaaaaattaaaaaaaatattctaataaaatgctaatttttgGCAGGTTATTTGCTCCACTGACCCTCAACTCGGAAATGAACTCTATTAATGATTTTCCCACGATTTGTTATGAgttgaaatgaattttaataacaaaaaagcaGATGCTTTgcatttgaacaaaaatattaacgaaatattaacaaaataaattaacataaattatgTGCTGTTTACATTAAGGCAgagtattaaagaaaataaaacacaaaatttaaagaaaacaaaaatatttgtcatcataaaaaacaaacactgTGCGTAAAACAAGTTTAGTTCAAAAATCTACTACATCATACCAGCATCATTAAAATCTACATTATTATAGAGATAATGATAATTATATTGAACTTCATTTCAACTATCAGTGCGAGTatctacaaaatttaataaactatCTTTAAGATACATGAATGGGTCTTAACTATTTGGTTCgtgcttttgtttttaatttaatacgaatacgaatttgatttttaatttccatttgtattttggGGGTTTTTACCACGTTATTGAAATCATACAAAAAATCTGGCTTTTGATATAGTGGAAAGGCCCCAAAGCAATTAATATGTGTATATTGGCTTGGGGTAAAAGTATTTTTAGTTGTGGTTTTGAAAGGTTTTGAACTATTTTGAAGGTTTATTTATGAGATGAGTCAGTTTGTGGTTTAAAGTGGTTGAACGACCTCGttcaaatcatttttataattttctttaaagtgtgttgtcgattaatgtttaatatttcaatacGTTCTGTATTGTATTTGATGATCGGCTTTCAATTGATTTAAATTACTTAATTATTTGGGTTGTTTAATAGCGTTACAACGATATTGGATTaaattggttttttttaaatttcgttttgATACAGTATTTTTCAGAGTTTCAAATTTGAAAGTAACAATTTCGAGGAAAATCAACTCAATTAAATATGTaaagatatttgaaaaattccaagtacttttatacccatcatcaaaaaaaaaaacatgtaccGATATTGTGCCGTcaatttttcgatagcttttggcatgaggaaaagaaatttccactacgacatatcaaaaaaaaaaaaaaacattttcgagACGCCCAGATATAAAAAAGtagaataatttcaataatttttttttaaatatttaaggtaatttaaaataaaattaatcagcCGATTTTTTTATTGCCTACTAAaataaccttaaaaattaaagttgagaaaaattaattttttttactttttctgaaatttgtgataacatttttttcttcatgcCAAAACCAATCGAAAAATCTATGGTAAAATATCGTTTGCTAATCGGCCCCCCTAGTCctaataagattctaagacaatCTAGTTATGTCAGTCCGTCTGTTGGGAACGCTATCTGGTTCaaaatattctctgttgataaggtttattTGGTATTGCAAATGCTCAATAccggttcatgatttcacctagcccccatacaaatgtccctccgGAATTCTGAATAATATGGTAATTATGCTGCAATAcagatataattttttttgttttaatttaaaaataattcatatacaaaattatacgAAAATAATAGTTCTAAGTTCTTTGAAATTAtataaagtatggcgaaaagcGGGTGATTATTCAAAAAGATTATTCATAATTTCCTTATAGTAATTGATATCGTTATGCAATTGAACAAAAtctagttttatatgaacctatgtctatatactagggtattcgaattattcgatttttatcttgttcgaataaaaataataattagaaTAAGAGATTTCAAAtcgttcgaataattcgatcacacgtttaaaattaatcgaattattcgattaatttaaatttttttaaaaaagtaaagaatgaagttttgatgtccattttttaatattttattgttaaagaaaaaaaaaataacgttaatgttatcaattcaagtattgatcattaaaaaacattcgaaaacaaagtctatcattaaattttcaacagaaatattctgatcagattaactcccgtaCAAGccacaaaacaattgactagcaaaccctttagattccgttttggagctatgctttcaaaaattttagctagttggacatgatcctgaattcgagtacaatataaatgtaataagaacttttttatgtcgttcattaattcgggttttatattgagtaactaattattcactatttctaaattatttataacaaattgtattataccctcaagttCTATCAGGgttccgaatctttgcttaatcaagttgTCTTATGGAATTGCACAAATCTGTCCAacgtttgatatcattgtcagtgaacgtggctaatttgaagtcagtgcatgattgacgcatttacaaatacgcaaaaagtttattaccatgttagacaaagatattcaacgatgttcaaaatctcCATACTTTTCTTGcagcaaaacgttagtttgcaatatttgcgtttatcattcgatttattaaatattttgcaacacttacacgtacgcggttaataacatcacctaaatatatttcaagatcatgaccttcatctatttcaacgttatcattataaatgtcatcctcaatatcactttcgacgaccgtttcaaaatcacattctccatcacattcaactccactttaatctaagttaatattttgattattaattgcgattcttctaatatttcaccagctaaataacaaatattttatgccttatcttttgttttcattggttcaagtcctaagttaaaaattttgaaagatttgtttttagaattgtaactttttgcagtaatttttatatattaatagaaggagctatcgaaacactcatctacagtgatcgaaagtccctttgtctttagttatttgtcgaatttcagaaacaataaaatttttgtgagtcattattaattatttcattttgaaattatgaaaaattttaagcaatttaataaatttaaatatatatgaacatttattcgattattctatataaaagtgttcgaattattccttattcgaaaatggccatttttaagttgttcgaataattattcgtaagaaattattcgatttatcgaacgatcattagtcgaatgaataccctactatgtACCAACTTTTGTAAGGTTAGGTCCATAATTGACTCTAACCCCAATATAACCAATTAGacacactattccagccaaaacttataCTTGGTCcatcaaattattaattttttaatcaccttaaatttaaaaaaatatatgtctgATATTATcctttctaaatcattaattttcaactgttatttcggtcaaaatttATAGGGAAAGAAAAGTAGGTAcgtgaataaataaaaatatggattttcaaaaaataccaaaagaTCTGAAGTTAAGCGACACACTATTtccaaagccattaaacagtattaaaaacaaacctggatcaggaagaaaaaaaaaggtCTACAGATATTGGTAAGACAAAAGAAGACGAACAACTCTTTcaaagagcaccgaacacttctatcagaaaaacggctcgtaaagttaaatgcgcCGATTCTTGTGCGaacagagccaaagctaattcTGAGTTaaagtcgtataaagtttaaGATCGCAATTCgataaagaacttagaagcacTAGAACGAGCTAAAaaattgaggtaaaattttataaaaaatatacttctTGTGTGATGAATGATGAAGagagacttttcacaacttccgggtcaagGTTTTTATGTGGCtgtatttttgataatttttatattgagcggttagttttttttttgacaaatttcgACATAAGTcgtttaaagttttaagaagTTAATCACTCTTTCAAATTGTGTACAGTTCGGGCCATAACTGATTCAAGTTCCCATAGAAGGCCAACATTAAATATTGATGATGGGTaaacaagattcggcacagcagaatatagcagtcttattttaattgataaatatcgaattttgttaaaaatttcacttttggcCATTGCCttttatattgatttaaaaaatatattagtaatttttaaacatatttgtcAACTACATATGCAAGTCAttacaaagttttatttaaaaatcgttgaTAGCAAATTGATAGAattaaactctttttttttgtcacaaaataggtatttttatacccaccaccatAAGGATGAGTGTTatattgagtttgtcattccgtttgtaacatatcgaaatatttctCGAAGAAGCTaaaagtatatgtatattatatgtccttataaaattctaagacgatccagctatgtccgtccgcctCCTGTTGTTGGCACGATAGGGCCTCGTGGAAAGAATATACGGatataaaatgtttactaaatattctgatcaaaaaatggccaaaatcGGTCAAGCACCAATGTTATAGACCAAAATGTGATACAAACTccaaaaaagttgatatttttcaaaaatgatttgctactttctttaaatatattgcatatAATATCATGCGATTTAGCGAATGATAAGAATcatccatgatttctcctagcacTCATGCAAATTTCTTTCCGGAATATGGTTCTGTGGTACATAAATGCCTATAGAATGGCagtatccatataaaattcagtagaaataaaaagaaatcaaaaaactatttttttattggatctgttcatatttgaccatagcccacttccgaaaatcatttaaatacgCATTACTTGCTTACAGATATCGTTATCAggttaaaattcgacaaaaataatactaatatatatacaaatggTCTGAAGATCGCCccataattgttcatagctcccatataaggaccacatTCGAAAAATACATTAACCAAAATTGTTTTCGAAGTTAAATTTTATGCAAGTCGCAGCTCCCAAATAATATCCACTTCCGAGAATAACTTTATAATGATAGGATCTGAAGGGTCGGACTTAGAGGGATAAATTTTCTCGCAAATATTATGTGTAAATTAGAAATGTTTGCtgttaaaaatattctaaaatgtgggtgaaattttctcaaaaatcttttttgttaATCAGATATGTTTGGTGTTGAAAAAGCGCGAAATCGCTCCAACGAAAAAAATTTCGGAACAAAATGTCCATCCGAGTATTCCAATTCGAGGAGACGTAGAAAATCTATATTTGCCACAAATAGTTATTGCTAATGTATCCAAAAATGGGTTGAATCATTAAAAAGTTTTGGatcaaaatgtatgaaaaactttgttcgGACGGTACAACGTGAATTTTACTACTAATATTTTCTAGTACTAGAAATTAAAAACACTAAGCAAATCGGatgatatattttatacaaaatgcacaACAATCGGTGGCCGTATTACATGGGTGgtggatatataagattcggcatagccgaatataacactctttcttgttgaaaattattttcaacaggaaacattttgatatttttaaccaCTTTTCAAAAGCAaaacagtttattttaatatgaaagaACACATTTATCTCATTGATAACTTTTGTGACAAACCCATGTGGTgataaaaaaccaaacaaatttagtttttaattaaacaccTACACAATCTAAGCTTTATATTTTCTGTAGTTGAGCAAATTGAAACAGTAAATCAAAACAATACGAAATTACTTTTTCCCTTGAATAATAAGCAAACATATTTAATAGTTTAGATGGTTAAAAGTTGATGTCTATTTAAAGTGTTGatagatttattttaattttagtaaagTTTCGCAACTAAACGGAAAGAGAACAAAATTAGTGGTAgggttattaaataataaacaaaaataatcaaaagtgtataaaaaatatcaaaataaacaacaaatatggttaaaaaaaataatgcttttaTTCCATTGTTAAtcgttaattaattattttgtgtttttttactgCATTTCagatgaattttaaattatcgATTGGCGTTTTAACGCTGTTAATGTGTTTCAATAATATCAGTGGCTCCtttagaaaaaagtttggaCATTCTCACAGTGTTGGTGTGCCTTATCCCGTTGGTATTCCTTATCCTGTTCAGCAACCTATTGCTGTGCCAGTTCCTGTACATGTGCCCGTAGAGGTTCACAAACATGTCCCTGTACCCTATCCTGTACCAATTCATACCCCCGTTCCTGTTCATACTCCAGTGCCATATCCCGTAGGAGTGCCAGTAGGTGTTCCAGTACCTGTTTCGACTGGTTGGCATAAGTCAGGTCATGGTTGGCAAGGTGGTGCTGGCGGATTTGGTGGTGGTTATGGCGGTGGATTTGGTGGTGGCGGTTTCGGAGGTGGTTATGGTGGTGGCCTTGGAGGGGGTTATGGCGGTGGTTTGGGAGCTGGCTATGGCGGGGGTTTAGGCGGCGGCTATTCTTCCAGTTATGCATCCAGTTCCAGTTTTTCTTCTGGCTTTGGCGGTGGTCTAGGCGGTGGCCTAGGTGGTGGCCTTGGTGACGGTCTAGGCGGTGGCTGGCTCAAGAAATAATTTCGTGTATTTGTctgtgtttaatttatttataatttatttaccaTGTTTCTATTcgattaatatattttttttaaaaattcaagcattagaaactgttttattttgtaaaaaagtttgccatttttttttcaacttttgaaactcaaacattaaaaattgtttttctatttcttttacccataaatgttataaattgtgcccaaaaaaaattcaacaatctCAGGTCAAATCTttgtaactaaaattttaaataatttgttaaacactTACCTATTTGGCACAACTTTAACACGATCATCTACCAATTCCCATGATGTTATTTTAATTGGCCAAGCAATTTGGCCAAAACTCTCCTTAACCAATGCTTCCCATGCCGAGTAGGATGTAGGTGTTGACGTTGAATTATTTCCGCTTGATGAATTCGAGCCACTGTCAACTGTCTGCAAACGTTCGGATCGCTGTAGACGACCTTTTTTACGATGCAAAGGTGCCGTAAATGTTTGCACCAAGGGCTGTAGAGGTGGTGTATGCGGACTGGTGGCTGTGGAAGGTGATGGTGTGCGCACTAGACGTGGTGTAGCAGAAGTAATAGAAGTTGATGATGAAGGTGATGGTGCATTATCCAGCAACAGTTTCTCTTCTATGtccatatttattataaattgttgcAGCTGCAGGTGTTGTGAATGTTTGAGTTAGTTTGTTGCCGGCTGCCAGTTACAATCTTGTCTAAATGGTTTTTAACTTGTtagttgttttatataaaatatatactgTATGTGTATATTTTCTGAGAAGATTTCATAAAGTTTTAGCACTcttataaatgttttatatgctatggacaaagttttctattatttctttgtatttatatgtttaacttgcttaattttaagtttttctttttgttgctgAGGGTTTTTGTTTCATACTTATTCAACTACTAGAGCTGTTCTCTGCTCAGTTCGTCTTGTTGTAAATGTGCTTAAttgaaaagctaatttttaagtcatgctaATGTTGTAGGTTTCTTTATTAAACTTTACTCGTTTTCCTTTAGCAACATGATGCTGGTAgcttgtctgtctgtctttctgttttatttttgcaaagtttttcttttaatacttCTTTGGATTTTAATACTTTACGTTTTACTGCCAAAGAAATTATGCTGTTGGAGGAGATGAAaagatttaagcaaaaaatattaatttaatataaatgtttgttaatATTATACGATTTTAGATTAGATAAGTTAGAAAAgtctgtaaaatatttaaaggaatGTGTTTATTGAGTTATTAAGTATTTGTGTGAATTGAAAGTGGTTTTGTTTTGCAGTTTTTCGATGCTTCCAAGATCTAACTTTGATAAATAATGTAATGTGTAAATAATGCCGAATCACCAAtcaattatactttaaaataaaaagctaaacaaaattaaaaaataatttatttttaacaattttatagcaaacaatttttttttttcaaaattcttttttttcattttattggtttcattaattttatgaaaaaatatattttttccgattttgacttactgtaggtccaacttactatagctttatatacatcgttgcaatggactttaaattatctatcattagatatccatattgtctatattaatggcttagtaataATGCTATAGATcaacaataggtcaaaaatcgaggttatcctgttttattccttatatctcagccatttgttgatcgatttttttttaaatagctgCCGGGCCGGGACTATAGCTGatatattagatttttaatacttttttttaaatcttttgaaaatCATTTCTCTCTTTTTGAGTCACTTTCGAATGCTCTGTcttgaatttatgaaaaaagtttgttttgatTAATTTCTTTTGATAATTTATTCCTAACACGATTATTGTTATAAACTTTATAACACACTCCATTAATCAAATCAGATAaccaaacaatatttatttactcaTACACTTTGGGGCAGTTCATCTGAAGGCCATGAAACAGTTGGGGctcaaagttgtaaataaatgttatatAGGGGTTTTTGTTGCAGGGTTGTGTGATAAGTGTGTTACTCAGAATTTTACATGATGGAGAAATTGTTCAAAATTGcagctattaaaaaaaacattaaatgaaatatttaattttaaaacatttgtacaatcaCCTCTATTATGTATGTCGTTGTCGACATTAAGTCACGTCGACGGCGCTAAAACGATATTTGCGAAGTCAATATCGATAACAATTGTTAACTATTGACagcaatttgaaattttctaagaCGCGTTAAAGTCGACATTGTCTGAAAACGAGTCTTTTCTATCAACACGGTATTTGACAACgactcatacaaaaatttaaaatagttgtgattagagaaattaaaaacattaaatcagCATTGGGAAGCAATTTGAAACCGTAATGGCAGAAGGTACAAGAgctacaatttatttatatattatttttttcaattaattttaaacatggttgggcaTGGTAGATTCTGCCATGGTTGGGATGAACTCAGGCTTAAGTCAGTTCTATTGACGCtttttaaatcacttaaaaaatattgctattAGCGGAGTTATctattgtaaacaaaataaaaaaaaaattatcctgCCACGTACTACCACAGTGTAAAACATTATTTCGACCGGGCGAG belongs to Calliphora vicina chromosome 4, idCalVici1.1, whole genome shotgun sequence and includes:
- the LOC135958325 gene encoding uncharacterized protein LOC135958325 — translated: MFHKILKLTLVVMCLAVAAAQYQYQGQAGQAGYYPGQTGQYRPSATGQAGYYPGQTGQYSGQTRPSAAGQTAYYPGQTGQSRPYQPTSQYPQTSYQPSSAGSAQRPAAATIGSPDNRILGLLGGGNRGGGLFGGLLGGGGGGGGLLGNLFGLGGGNRNPVAPAYPVPAPSYGGYPGGFGGGYPGGFGGYPAYGGAGGYYG